A part of Deltaproteobacteria bacterium genomic DNA contains:
- a CDS encoding nucleotidyltransferase domain-containing protein, producing MRLSTKEVTSITAAFKICLGNMDYQLYLFGSRTDDSKKGGDIDLLVVVPLSEKQNVVNMKSKIRNEIFKNIPEQKIDITAATAAELKTDEFLASVFEHAILFCEMTHSQSRDSD from the coding sequence ATGAGACTTAGCACTAAAGAGGTGACCTCCATTACGGCTGCATTTAAAATCTGTCTGGGCAATATGGACTACCAGCTTTATCTTTTCGGTAGCCGGACTGATGATTCAAAAAAAGGAGGCGACATTGATTTGCTCGTCGTCGTTCCCTTGAGTGAAAAGCAAAATGTGGTGAATATGAAATCAAAAATCAGAAATGAAATTTTTAAAAATATTCCTGAGCAAAAAATTGATATCACTGCCGCTACAGCCGCAGAACTAAAGACCGATGAGTTTTTAGCGAGTGTTTTTGAGCATGCTATACTCTTCTGTGAAATGACACACTCCCAGTCGCGCGACTCGGATTAG
- a CDS encoding TIGR02147 family protein, with translation MTIFDYTSYKLFMRDFIGQLPNKGRGEVNRLATFIGAHPTLVSQVLNGQRDFSSEQILRLGKYFGLPPEDIDYLMLLLQFERAGTNDLKKFYENKIEVAKKASIKIVNRLAEHRRLSEHERSIFYSSWIYMAVWLYTSVNAGQTIDSASQRFQISRAQVSEILTFLKNVGLCKEEEGIYQMQSQYLHLEFGSYFLNSHHTHWRLKSLERIENLTEDELMFTSPFSVSKKDFEKIREEIIQLIKSTSKIIKDSPAEDIACMNFELFWIRK, from the coding sequence ATGACGATATTTGATTACACTAGTTACAAGTTATTTATGCGTGATTTTATTGGTCAACTTCCCAACAAGGGCCGAGGCGAAGTGAATCGATTAGCTACTTTTATTGGAGCGCATCCCACGCTTGTCAGCCAAGTTCTAAATGGTCAGCGAGATTTCTCAAGTGAGCAAATCTTAAGACTCGGCAAATATTTTGGATTACCGCCTGAGGATATTGACTATCTGATGCTGCTCCTACAATTTGAACGGGCCGGAACCAATGACCTTAAAAAATTTTATGAAAATAAAATCGAAGTCGCAAAAAAGGCATCAATTAAAATTGTTAATCGTCTGGCCGAGCACAGAAGGCTTAGTGAGCATGAGCGCTCGATTTTCTATTCGAGTTGGATTTATATGGCTGTTTGGCTATACACTTCTGTAAATGCTGGACAAACCATTGATTCGGCCTCTCAGCGATTCCAGATATCCAGAGCCCAAGTGTCAGAAATTTTAACGTTTTTAAAAAATGTTGGTTTATGTAAAGAAGAAGAAGGTATTTACCAAATGCAGTCGCAATACTTGCACTTAGAGTTTGGTTCGTATTTCCTGAATAGCCATCATACCCACTGGCGATTAAAATCCCTTGAGCGAATTGAAAACTTAACTGAAGACGAGTTAATGTTTACCTCGCCATTTTCGGTTAGCAAAAAAGATTTTGAAAAAATCAGGGAAGAAATCATTCAGCTTATTAAGTCCACTTCAAAAATTATAAAAGATTCCCCTGCTGAAGATATCGCGTGCATGAATTTTGAACTTTTTTGGATTCGTAAATAA